In one Mycobacterium sp. NBC_00419 genomic region, the following are encoded:
- a CDS encoding ABC transporter ATP-binding protein — MTGGAIRLHQLAKAFDGVPAVTGIDLDIPAGQFYSLLGASGCGKTTTLRMIAGFEKPDSGRIELDGRDVVADPPHKRPVNTVFQTYALFPFMTVAENVAFGLRYQKVSKDETRRRVGEALEMVRMNEFAKRRPTQLSGGQQQRVALARALVLQPRVLLLDEPLGALDAKLRRQLQLELRSVQREVEITFVYVTHDQDEALTMSDQIAVLAEGRVEQVGPPQEIYSAPATTYVAGFLGAANIFDADVVECGDGSAVCSALATRLGAAVDNACRPGPAAIVIRPERITLTDPGEPVPVGHNAVSGTVAQVVYHGATTQVHVDVGQSTALIVDVPNQFGPQSVGYAPGMAVTCVCTSDAVRVLTRSAATLVVDPAAQLVANPVESLSV, encoded by the coding sequence GTGACCGGCGGCGCGATCCGGCTGCACCAGCTGGCCAAGGCATTCGACGGCGTTCCCGCCGTCACCGGAATCGACCTGGATATCCCCGCCGGCCAGTTCTATTCGCTGCTGGGCGCATCCGGCTGCGGTAAGACCACCACGCTGCGGATGATCGCCGGCTTCGAGAAGCCCGACTCCGGCCGCATCGAACTCGACGGCCGTGACGTCGTGGCAGACCCCCCGCACAAGCGGCCGGTCAACACGGTGTTCCAGACCTATGCCCTGTTCCCGTTCATGACGGTGGCCGAGAACGTCGCGTTCGGGTTGCGCTACCAGAAGGTGTCCAAGGACGAGACGCGACGCCGGGTCGGCGAAGCACTCGAGATGGTCCGGATGAACGAGTTCGCCAAACGCCGGCCCACTCAGCTCTCCGGCGGCCAGCAGCAGCGTGTCGCGCTGGCCCGGGCGCTGGTGCTGCAGCCACGGGTGCTGCTGCTCGACGAGCCGCTGGGCGCCCTGGATGCCAAGCTGCGCAGGCAACTTCAGCTCGAGCTGCGCTCGGTGCAGCGCGAGGTCGAGATCACCTTCGTCTACGTCACCCACGACCAGGACGAGGCGCTGACCATGAGCGACCAGATCGCGGTGCTGGCCGAGGGCCGGGTCGAGCAGGTCGGCCCGCCCCAGGAGATCTATTCCGCCCCGGCCACCACGTATGTGGCCGGATTCCTCGGTGCGGCAAACATTTTCGACGCCGACGTGGTGGAATGCGGCGACGGTTCGGCTGTCTGCTCGGCGCTGGCGACCCGTCTCGGCGCTGCCGTCGACAACGCCTGCAGGCCAGGGCCGGCCGCGATCGTGATCCGGCCCGAACGGATCACCCTGACCGATCCGGGCGAGCCGGTGCCTGTCGGGCACAACGCCGTCAGCGGCACAGTGGCCCAGGTCGTCTACCACGGCGCGACCACCCAGGTACACGTCGACGTCGGGCAGTCCACGGCACTGATCGTCGACGTGCCGAACCAGTTCGGGCCACAGTCGGTCGGCTATGCGCCGGGCATGGCGGTCACCTGCGTGTGCACCTCCGACGCCGTGCGGGTGCTCACCCGCAGCGCGGCCACCTTGGTGGTCGACCCGGCAGCGCAGTTGGTGGCCAATCCGGTGGAGTCGCTGAGCGTGTGA
- a CDS encoding TetR/AcrR family transcriptional regulator — MAEPAPATENNEGRRIQMLRAAAELICERGFAETRISDVAKRAGVSSALVIYYFGTRDRLLVDALRYSEESFYEAAERMLAEIPSLRERLSLLTQWTCVPNADNEIPGAWGLWFDLWAQAFRHDEVKAGRVELDARWRRMIVDAVESAELGSHIDARMFALEFSALLDGLSIQVALEDPEVDSNVAYDIAMRFAERELNLPAETKRPVAAGRRRR; from the coding sequence GAGAACAACGAGGGTCGCCGCATCCAGATGCTGCGTGCCGCAGCGGAGCTCATCTGTGAACGCGGGTTCGCCGAAACCCGGATCTCCGACGTGGCCAAGCGTGCCGGCGTGAGCTCCGCTCTGGTCATCTACTACTTCGGAACCCGCGACCGGCTGCTCGTCGATGCGCTGCGCTATTCGGAGGAGTCGTTCTACGAAGCCGCCGAACGGATGCTGGCGGAGATCCCCTCACTGCGCGAACGGCTTTCGCTGCTGACCCAGTGGACCTGTGTTCCCAACGCCGACAATGAGATCCCGGGTGCCTGGGGACTGTGGTTCGACCTGTGGGCCCAGGCGTTCCGGCACGACGAGGTCAAGGCCGGCCGTGTTGAACTCGACGCGCGGTGGCGCCGGATGATCGTCGATGCGGTGGAGTCCGCCGAGCTGGGTTCCCACATCGACGCGCGGATGTTCGCCCTGGAGTTCTCGGCCCTTCTCGACGGTCTGTCGATCCAGGTTGCGCTGGAAGACCCCGAAGTCGACTCGAATGTGGCCTACGACATCGCGATGCGGTTCGCCGAGCGCGAGCTGAACCTGCCCGCCGAGACCAAGCGTCCGGTGGCGGCGGGTCGACGCCGCCGCTGA